A region of Cellulophaga sp. RHA19 DNA encodes the following proteins:
- a CDS encoding low molecular weight protein-tyrosine-phosphatase — protein MKTKILMVCLGNICRSPLAEGILKNKVDPTTTFIDSAGTAGYHIGNAPDPRSIAVAKKYGIDISKQVCRKFTVKDFKEFTNIYVMDNNNYNNVVALAQNQEQKNKVSLLLEHTNTSTTEVPDPYYGGDQGFENVYNLIDQACNNIAKTLKDQ, from the coding sequence ATGAAAACAAAAATACTAATGGTTTGCCTAGGAAATATATGTAGGTCACCATTGGCAGAAGGGATACTTAAAAACAAGGTAGACCCTACTACTACTTTTATAGATTCTGCAGGTACTGCTGGCTACCATATTGGTAATGCACCTGATCCTAGATCTATTGCTGTTGCAAAAAAATATGGCATAGATATTAGCAAACAAGTTTGCAGAAAATTTACTGTAAAAGATTTTAAAGAGTTTACTAATATTTATGTGATGGACAACAACAATTACAATAATGTAGTTGCACTTGCTCAAAACCAAGAGCAAAAAAACAAAGTTTCTCTTTTATTAGAGCACACAAATACAAGCACCACAGAAGTACCAGACCCATATTACGGAGGCGACCAAGGTTTTGAAAATGTATACAACTTAATAGACCAAGCCTGTAACAATATTGCCAAAACACTTAAAGACCAATAG
- a CDS encoding SAM-dependent methyltransferase gives MDNTTKTGKIYLIPTTLGDNEPLEVLPISIKRTIEQIDYYIVENEKTARRFIKKISSGKSQPSLHIELINKFTDPQTIPSFLNPCFEGKNIGIISEAGCPGIADPGAEVVKIAHQKNIQVVPLVGPSSIFLALMASGLNGQSFAFNGYLPIDNGERKATIKKMERISKDNDQSQIFIETPYRNDKLLAEFLKTLAPHTLLCIATDITLPTEQIATNTIADWKKINVDLNKRPTIFLFQA, from the coding sequence ATGGACAACACAACCAAAACAGGAAAAATATACTTAATCCCTACTACCTTAGGAGACAATGAACCCTTAGAAGTGTTGCCCATTTCTATTAAGCGTACTATTGAACAAATAGATTATTACATTGTAGAAAACGAAAAAACAGCAAGAAGGTTTATAAAAAAAATAAGCTCAGGAAAATCTCAACCAAGCTTACATATAGAATTAATTAACAAATTTACAGACCCACAAACAATACCTAGCTTCTTAAACCCTTGTTTTGAAGGAAAAAACATAGGAATAATATCTGAAGCTGGTTGCCCAGGAATAGCTGACCCTGGTGCAGAGGTAGTAAAAATTGCGCATCAAAAAAACATACAAGTTGTACCTTTAGTAGGACCTTCTTCTATATTTTTAGCACTAATGGCTAGTGGATTAAACGGACAAAGCTTTGCTTTTAATGGCTATTTACCTATTGATAATGGAGAAAGAAAAGCTACTATTAAAAAAATGGAACGCATCTCCAAGGATAACGATCAGTCACAGATATTTATAGAAACACCGTACAGAAATGATAAATTGTTAGCTGAGTTTTTAAAAACACTTGCTCCGCATACATTATTATGTATTGCAACAGACATTACTTTACCAACAGAGCAAATAGCAACTAACACTATTGCTGATTGGAAAAAAATTAATGTAGACTTAAACAAAAGACCAACAATATTTCTTTTTCAAGCATAA
- the dnaA gene encoding chromosomal replication initiator protein DnaA: protein MSVTAESVWNNCLSFIKDNIQPQAFKTWFEPIKPIKLSDNSLSVQVPSKFFYEWLEEHYVKLLKVSLTKELGESAKLVYIIRMENTYGNREPFTEKIPSSNRTTVSPQELDVPIKSKNPELRNPFVIPGIRNIKIESQLNPNYNFDNFLEGDSNRLARSAGMAVANKPGGTSFNPLLIFGGVGLGKTHLAHAIGVEIKDKYPERTVLYISAEKFTQQYIESVKKNTRNDFIHFYQLIDILIIDDVQFLSGKSGTQDVFFHIFNHLHQNGKQVILTSDKAPVDMQDIEQRLLSRFKWGLSAELQTPDYETRVSILKNKLYRDGVEMPEEIIDYVAKNIKSNIRELEGAVISLIAQSSFNKKEITIELAQQIVEKFVKNTKREVSIDYIQKVVSDYFEMDVSTLQSKTRKRHIVQARQLAMFFAKRFTKASLASIGSQIGKRDHATVLHACKTVDNLAETDKQFRKYIEDLTKKFS, encoded by the coding sequence ATGAGTGTTACTGCAGAATCAGTATGGAATAATTGTTTGTCTTTTATCAAAGATAACATACAACCCCAAGCATTCAAAACATGGTTTGAACCCATAAAACCAATTAAACTATCTGATAACTCTTTAAGTGTACAAGTTCCTAGTAAATTCTTTTATGAATGGCTAGAAGAGCATTATGTTAAACTATTAAAAGTTTCCCTAACTAAAGAGCTAGGAGAAAGCGCTAAACTAGTTTACATAATAAGAATGGAGAACACATACGGCAACAGAGAGCCGTTTACAGAAAAAATACCAAGTTCTAACAGAACTACAGTTTCTCCTCAAGAATTAGATGTACCAATTAAATCTAAAAATCCTGAGCTAAGAAACCCTTTTGTTATACCAGGTATTAGAAATATTAAAATTGAATCTCAATTAAATCCTAACTATAACTTTGACAACTTTTTAGAAGGTGACTCTAACAGGTTAGCTAGATCTGCAGGTATGGCAGTTGCCAACAAACCAGGCGGAACCTCTTTTAATCCATTGTTAATTTTTGGAGGTGTTGGTTTAGGCAAAACACACTTAGCACACGCAATTGGTGTAGAAATAAAAGATAAATACCCAGAAAGAACTGTTTTATACATTTCTGCTGAAAAATTTACACAACAATATATAGAGTCTGTTAAAAAGAACACTAGAAATGATTTTATTCATTTTTATCAATTAATAGATATTTTAATTATTGATGATGTACAGTTTTTATCTGGTAAATCTGGTACGCAAGATGTATTTTTCCACATATTTAACCATTTACATCAAAATGGCAAACAGGTAATTTTAACTTCTGATAAAGCTCCTGTAGATATGCAAGACATAGAACAGCGTTTACTATCTAGATTTAAATGGGGATTATCTGCTGAATTACAAACTCCAGATTATGAAACTAGAGTTTCTATTTTAAAGAACAAGCTTTATAGAGATGGCGTTGAAATGCCTGAAGAAATTATAGATTACGTTGCTAAAAACATCAAATCTAATATTAGAGAACTAGAAGGTGCTGTTATTTCTTTAATTGCACAATCATCTTTCAACAAAAAAGAAATTACAATAGAACTAGCACAGCAAATTGTAGAAAAATTTGTTAAAAACACCAAAAGAGAAGTATCTATAGACTACATACAAAAAGTGGTTTCTGATTATTTTGAAATGGATGTTTCTACTCTACAGTCTAAAACTAGAAAAAGACATATTGTACAAGCTAGACAATTAGCAATGTTTTTTGCAAAAAGATTCACAAAAGCATCTTTAGCTAGTATTGGATCTCAAATTGGAAAAAGAGACCACGCTACAGTATTACATGCTTGCAAAACTGTTGATAATTTAGCAGAAACAGACAAACAGTTTCGTAAATACATAGAAGATCTTACTAAAAAATTCTCTTAA